A stretch of the Tardiphaga sp. 709 genome encodes the following:
- a CDS encoding carboxymuconolactone decarboxylase family protein, whose product MTAILATALSTMIGEAVAQERQTAAVKAPADVRSITPELADYTEKLLFGQVWERPGLSQRDRSVVTVAALIAGGKTAQLTGHLNRALDNGVKPGELAAIITHLAFYSGWPNAISAVTVAKDVFDKRGIAQSDLVAAAGERIKLDAESEARRAASVDRAVGDVIPGLATYTNDVLFGDLWRRPDLSPRDRSLVTISSLIATGEATQLPFHLSRGIDNGLTRTEISETITHLAFYAGWPKAMSAVPLAKAAFETVNSPAPVRKAEGEVEILRSGSQPDSVGAPENFTGKVRVGSRFQRAAPARIGGGVVTFEPGAHTAWHTHPLGQTLIVVTGAGLVQHEGGDIQTMSAGDVVWIPPGVKHWHGASASSGMSHIAIAEAQDGKSVDWLEKVTDEQYRMHHGASQPKMKP is encoded by the coding sequence ATGACCGCGATATTGGCAACGGCACTTTCGACGATGATCGGAGAAGCCGTCGCGCAGGAACGGCAGACGGCCGCAGTTAAAGCCCCAGCCGACGTCAGAAGCATCACGCCCGAACTCGCCGATTACACCGAGAAACTGTTGTTCGGTCAGGTATGGGAACGTCCCGGCCTGTCGCAGCGCGACCGCAGCGTCGTCACGGTGGCGGCCTTGATCGCCGGCGGAAAGACCGCGCAACTCACGGGGCATCTCAATCGGGCCTTGGACAATGGCGTGAAGCCCGGCGAGCTCGCCGCGATCATCACGCATCTGGCGTTCTATTCGGGCTGGCCGAATGCCATATCGGCGGTCACCGTCGCGAAGGATGTGTTCGACAAGCGCGGGATTGCTCAATCCGACCTCGTCGCTGCTGCGGGCGAGCGGATCAAGCTGGATGCCGAGAGTGAAGCCCGGCGCGCAGCGTCGGTGGACCGCGCGGTTGGCGATGTCATCCCCGGACTCGCGACCTATACCAACGATGTCCTGTTTGGCGACCTGTGGCGACGACCCGATTTGTCGCCGCGCGACCGCAGTCTGGTGACGATTTCCTCGCTGATCGCGACAGGCGAAGCAACGCAACTGCCGTTCCATCTGTCGCGAGGCATTGATAACGGGCTGACGAGAACCGAAATCTCGGAAACCATCACACATCTGGCATTCTATGCCGGATGGCCGAAGGCCATGTCGGCGGTGCCGCTCGCGAAAGCGGCGTTCGAGACCGTCAACTCTCCGGCGCCAGTCAGGAAGGCCGAGGGCGAGGTCGAGATTCTCCGGAGCGGTTCGCAGCCGGACAGTGTCGGCGCTCCGGAAAATTTCACTGGCAAGGTCCGCGTCGGCTCGCGTTTCCAGCGCGCCGCTCCAGCCCGCATCGGCGGCGGCGTCGTGACCTTCGAGCCCGGTGCCCATACTGCGTGGCATACGCATCCACTGGGGCAGACGCTGATCGTCGTCACCGGCGCCGGGCTCGTTCAGCATGAAGGCGGCGACATCCAGACCATGAGCGCGGGCGACGTGGTCTGGATCCCTCCGGGCGTCAAGCACTGGCACGGCGCCTCGGCATCGTCGGGGATGAGCCATATCGCAATTGCCGAGGCTCAGGACGGAAAGTCGGTCGACTGGCTCGAGAAGGTGACCGACGAGCAGTACCGGATGCACCACGGTGCCAGTCAACCGAAAATGAAACCGTAA
- a CDS encoding (2Fe-2S)-binding protein, translating to MARLNINGKLLDVDVEEDTPLLWVIRDHVGLTGTKYGCGVGQCGACTLHVDGVATRSCALPVSAVTVDQKIVTIEGLGADKQHPVQQVWAELDVAQCGYCQVGMIMAVSSLLAQNAKPSEDDIRSEISNICRCGTYPGVLAGVQLAAQRMAANKG from the coding sequence ATGGCCAGACTCAACATCAACGGCAAGCTCCTCGACGTGGATGTCGAAGAGGACACGCCCCTTTTGTGGGTGATCCGGGACCATGTCGGTCTCACTGGAACGAAATATGGATGCGGGGTTGGCCAGTGTGGCGCGTGCACGTTGCATGTCGATGGCGTCGCGACGCGCTCCTGCGCGCTGCCCGTGAGCGCGGTGACTGTGGATCAAAAGATCGTCACCATCGAAGGACTCGGTGCCGACAAGCAGCATCCGGTGCAGCAGGTCTGGGCCGAACTCGATGTCGCCCAATGCGGCTACTGCCAGGTCGGCATGATCATGGCGGTGTCATCACTGCTCGCGCAGAATGCGAAGCCGAGCGAGGACGATATCCGCTCGGAGATCTCGAACATCTGTCGTTGCGGCACCTATCCGGGGGTGCTGGCCGGCGTGCAACTCGCAGCGCAGCGCATGGCTGCGAACAAGGGCTGA
- a CDS encoding xanthine dehydrogenase family protein molybdopterin-binding subunit codes for MNTKTLSRGDVAPTSVSRRGFLASAAAASFVLGFTIPPRMNAAAQGATAEVNAWVVIHPDDSIQIRIARAEMGQGSLTGLAQLVAEELECDWSKVGFDLVSPHENLKRGKVWRDMSTGGSRAIRGSQEYVRTAGAAARSMLVQAAAQGWGVKPEECTVVKGIITHGASKRSTTYGAVAAAANKITPPAQVQLKDPKTWTIAGQPLKRLDTRDKLNGSLVYGMDIRMPGMLVAIPKACPVHGGKLKSFDAAAVSKMRGVKHVLRVDDETVAVVADTFWRAKTALDALPVVWDEGDSAKVSSETIAAKLREGLSAETNFVGNKTGDAKVVLAKAIRIIEADYSFPYQNHAPMEVMSATIRWTPERCEMWGPTQVAEAALEAVAAASGLPIESCMVHPMRIGGSFGRRLFTDYVRMAVLIAKQIPDVPVKMMWTREEDMVQGRFHPVTQCRMRAALDPAGNVEALHMRISGQSIMAYMRPSVMTANGDPFAFQGLMPGGAEMAIGYTFPNLLIDHAMYNPHVRPGAWRGVNLNQNAVYLECFVDELAHATGQDPLVFRRKLMANHPKHLAVLEAAATGIGWDSKPAAGVYRGLAQVMGFGSYVAAAAEVSVTKGRLRIHRIVAATDPGHVVNPQQIEAQIAGSFVYGLSAMLYGECTVKDGRIEQENFDSYNVMRLDEMPEVKVITVPSGGFWGGVGEPTIAVAAPAVLNAVFAATGKRVRNLPLKNIDLGTS; via the coding sequence ATGAATACGAAAACTCTTTCACGCGGCGATGTTGCGCCCACCAGCGTCTCACGTCGTGGTTTCCTCGCCAGTGCCGCCGCTGCCTCCTTCGTGCTCGGCTTCACGATTCCGCCGCGCATGAACGCAGCGGCGCAAGGGGCGACTGCCGAGGTCAATGCCTGGGTGGTGATCCATCCTGACGACAGCATCCAGATCCGCATCGCCCGCGCCGAAATGGGGCAGGGGTCGCTGACGGGCCTTGCGCAGCTTGTCGCGGAAGAGCTCGAATGCGACTGGAGCAAGGTCGGCTTCGACCTGGTATCGCCGCATGAGAACCTGAAGCGCGGCAAGGTGTGGCGCGACATGTCCACCGGCGGCTCGCGCGCGATCCGTGGCTCGCAGGAATATGTGCGCACGGCCGGTGCCGCCGCCCGTTCGATGCTGGTCCAGGCCGCGGCGCAAGGCTGGGGCGTCAAGCCCGAGGAATGCACCGTCGTCAAGGGCATCATCACCCACGGGGCAAGCAAGCGCAGCACGACCTATGGGGCTGTCGCCGCCGCGGCGAACAAGATCACGCCGCCTGCGCAGGTCCAGCTCAAGGATCCCAAGACATGGACCATCGCCGGACAGCCGCTGAAGCGGCTGGACACGCGCGACAAGCTGAACGGCTCGCTGGTCTACGGCATGGACATCCGGATGCCCGGCATGCTGGTGGCGATCCCGAAGGCGTGTCCCGTGCATGGTGGCAAGCTGAAGAGCTTTGATGCTGCCGCGGTATCCAAGATGCGCGGCGTGAAGCATGTGCTGCGGGTCGACGATGAAACCGTCGCCGTGGTCGCTGATACATTCTGGCGCGCCAAGACCGCACTCGACGCATTGCCAGTGGTTTGGGACGAAGGAGATAGTGCGAAGGTTTCGAGCGAGACTATCGCCGCGAAGTTGCGCGAAGGGCTCTCCGCCGAAACGAACTTCGTTGGCAACAAGACGGGCGATGCGAAAGTTGTGCTGGCCAAGGCAATCCGCATCATCGAGGCGGATTACAGCTTCCCGTACCAGAACCACGCCCCCATGGAGGTGATGTCGGCTACCATCCGCTGGACGCCCGAACGCTGCGAGATGTGGGGCCCCACCCAGGTCGCCGAAGCGGCGCTCGAAGCCGTGGCCGCCGCGTCCGGCCTGCCGATCGAATCCTGCATGGTTCATCCGATGCGGATCGGCGGCAGCTTTGGCCGACGCCTCTTCACCGACTATGTGCGGATGGCTGTGCTGATCGCCAAGCAGATCCCCGACGTGCCCGTGAAGATGATGTGGACGCGCGAGGAAGACATGGTGCAGGGCCGCTTCCACCCGGTCACCCAGTGCCGCATGCGCGCGGCGCTCGATCCGGCGGGGAATGTCGAAGCGCTTCATATGCGCATTTCCGGCCAGTCGATCATGGCCTATATGCGCCCGTCGGTCATGACGGCGAATGGCGATCCCTTCGCATTCCAGGGCCTGATGCCGGGCGGTGCCGAAATGGCGATCGGCTACACATTCCCGAATCTCCTGATCGATCATGCGATGTACAATCCGCATGTACGACCCGGCGCCTGGCGCGGAGTGAACCTGAATCAGAACGCTGTCTATCTCGAATGCTTCGTCGATGAATTAGCCCATGCCACCGGTCAGGACCCGCTCGTGTTCCGGCGCAAGCTGATGGCCAATCACCCGAAGCATCTCGCCGTGCTGGAAGCGGCTGCGACGGGCATCGGCTGGGACAGCAAGCCGGCGGCGGGCGTCTATCGCGGCCTAGCCCAGGTCATGGGTTTTGGCAGTTATGTCGCCGCCGCGGCGGAAGTCTCGGTGACCAAGGGGCGCCTCAGGATCCACCGGATCGTTGCCGCCACGGATCCCGGCCATGTCGTCAATCCGCAGCAGATCGAGGCGCAGATCGCAGGCTCTTTTGTCTATGGTCTCTCCGCAATGCTCTATGGCGAGTGTACCGTGAAGGACGGCCGGATCGAGCAGGAGAACTTCGACAGCTACAACGTGATGCGGCTCGACGAGATGCCGGAGGTGAAAGTGATCACGGTGCCGTCAGGTGGCTTCTGGGGTGGTGTCGGCGAGCCGACGATCGCAGTCGCTGCACCCGCAGTGCTGAATGCTGTCTTCGCTGCCACCGGAAAACGAGTCCGGAATTTGCCGCTCAAGAACATCGACCTTGGAACGAGCTGA
- a CDS encoding glutathione S-transferase family protein: MITLYHCARARSFRPLWTLEELGLPYELKMLPFPPRVFAKEYLGINPLGTIPLMLDGEIRMTESAAIAQYLVTKYGPTPLAVGIDEPDYGPFLNWLHFGEATLTFPQALVLRYSKLEPEERRHPQVVEDYSKFFLGRLRVIETITTDNDYICAGRFTAADISVGYALMLASRLGLASQFGPSVTAYWARLQQREGYLRAVESENRAGDALGLERRF, encoded by the coding sequence ATGATCACGCTCTATCACTGCGCCCGCGCGCGCTCGTTCCGCCCGCTATGGACGCTTGAAGAGCTCGGGCTACCCTATGAGCTGAAGATGCTGCCGTTCCCGCCGCGTGTCTTTGCCAAGGAATATCTCGGCATCAATCCGCTCGGCACTATCCCGCTGATGCTCGATGGCGAGATCCGGATGACGGAATCGGCGGCGATCGCGCAATATCTGGTGACCAAATACGGCCCGACGCCGCTGGCCGTCGGCATCGACGAGCCGGACTACGGCCCGTTCCTGAACTGGCTGCATTTCGGCGAGGCGACGCTGACCTTCCCGCAGGCACTGGTGCTGCGCTATTCGAAGCTCGAGCCGGAGGAGCGCCGTCATCCGCAGGTGGTCGAGGACTATTCGAAATTCTTCCTTGGCCGGCTGCGCGTGATCGAGACCATCACGACCGACAACGACTATATCTGCGCCGGCCGTTTCACCGCTGCGGACATTTCCGTCGGCTATGCGCTGATGCTGGCCAGCCGCCTCGGGCTTGCATCGCAATTCGGGCCGAGTGTCACAGCCTATTGGGCGCGATTGCAGCAGCGCGAGGGTTACCTGCGCGCGGTTGAGTCCGAGAACCGCGCCGGCGACGCGTTGGGTTTGGAGCGCCGCTTCTGA
- a CDS encoding enoyl-CoA hydratase/isomerase family protein: MADDSVILEKKGAALWITINRPEKRNAMNGDVIAGIANGYRTAHEDAGIRVIVLTGAGEKAFCAGADLANAGAAFSMDFSKPNGDLADLMRLSQNATKPAIARVNGVCMAGGMGLLCMTDMAVAADNVIFGLPEVKVGVFPMQVLALLQSIAPRRLVNEWCITGEPFDAQTALGAGLLNHVVPAAELDGKVDWLISRITDKSPTAIRRGKYAMRAIAAMSFDESIAYTESQIAILSMTEDAKEGLKAFGEKRKPVWPGK, from the coding sequence ATGGCCGATGATAGCGTAATCTTGGAGAAGAAGGGCGCCGCACTCTGGATCACCATCAACCGGCCGGAGAAGCGCAATGCCATGAATGGCGATGTCATCGCCGGCATTGCCAACGGCTATCGCACCGCCCACGAGGATGCGGGCATACGGGTGATCGTTCTGACCGGAGCGGGCGAGAAGGCGTTCTGCGCCGGCGCTGATCTGGCGAATGCGGGTGCGGCCTTCTCGATGGATTTCTCCAAGCCCAATGGGGATCTCGCCGATCTGATGCGGCTGTCGCAAAACGCCACCAAACCCGCGATCGCCCGCGTTAACGGCGTCTGCATGGCCGGTGGCATGGGGTTGCTGTGCATGACCGACATGGCGGTGGCCGCGGACAACGTGATCTTCGGTTTGCCCGAGGTGAAGGTCGGCGTGTTTCCGATGCAGGTGCTGGCGCTGCTGCAGTCCATTGCACCACGTCGCCTGGTCAACGAATGGTGCATCACCGGCGAGCCGTTCGACGCGCAGACCGCGCTTGGCGCTGGCCTGCTGAATCACGTGGTGCCGGCGGCCGAGCTAGACGGCAAGGTCGACTGGCTGATCTCGCGCATCACCGACAAGTCGCCGACCGCGATCCGCCGCGGCAAATATGCGATGCGCGCCATCGCGGCGATGTCGTTCGACGAGAGTATTGCCTATACCGAAAGCCAGATCGCGATCCTGTCGATGACTGAGGATGCGAAAGAAGGCCTCAAGGCGTTTGGCGAGAAGCGCAAGCCGGTGTGGCCAGGGAAGTAA
- a CDS encoding metallophosphoesterase, giving the protein MTQPPHPPIDDSALRPLIDRIGDAHVQARLEIETHRDHQLFGQGRLFFNLENWLTAPPIVRTALQLAGLYGRARREANRVLVRENIVASPRLPAAFDGFTILHISDLHVDLSEDALRHLISFVGDLDYDICVLTGDYRGKTYGPYQRATEGVGELRAKLRDSVYGVLGNHDSIRMTPALEAMGIRMMFNECETITRGDDNIYLAGVDDPHFYLADDIPKVASQIPTDAFSILLSHTPETYAEAAEHDFDLMLSGHTHGGQLCLPGGYAIKLEAVLPRHMGNGAWRHEGMAGYTSVGVGTSLLPVRLNCPPEVTLHRLQSERR; this is encoded by the coding sequence TTGACTCAGCCACCGCATCCCCCGATCGACGACAGCGCGCTCCGCCCGCTGATCGACCGTATCGGGGATGCGCATGTGCAGGCACGGCTGGAGATCGAGACCCATCGCGATCACCAGCTGTTCGGCCAAGGCCGCCTGTTCTTCAATCTCGAGAACTGGCTCACCGCACCGCCGATCGTCCGCACCGCGCTGCAACTCGCCGGCCTCTATGGCCGCGCCCGCCGCGAGGCTAACCGCGTGTTGGTCCGCGAGAATATCGTCGCCTCACCGCGCCTGCCCGCCGCGTTCGACGGCTTCACGATCCTGCATATCAGCGATCTCCACGTCGATCTCAGCGAGGATGCGCTGCGCCACCTGATCTCCTTCGTCGGCGATCTCGATTACGACATCTGTGTGCTGACCGGCGACTATCGCGGCAAGACCTATGGGCCGTATCAGCGCGCCACCGAAGGTGTCGGTGAACTGCGCGCGAAGCTGCGCGATTCCGTCTATGGCGTTCTCGGCAATCACGACAGTATCCGCATGACGCCGGCGCTGGAAGCCATGGGCATCCGCATGATGTTCAACGAATGCGAGACCATCACCCGCGGCGATGACAACATCTATCTCGCCGGTGTCGACGATCCGCATTTCTATCTCGCCGACGACATCCCGAAGGTTGCATCGCAAATTCCGACGGACGCCTTCTCGATCCTGCTGTCGCACACGCCCGAGACCTATGCCGAGGCGGCCGAGCACGATTTCGATCTGATGTTGAGCGGCCACACCCATGGCGGCCAGCTCTGCCTGCCCGGCGGCTATGCCATCAAGCTGGAAGCCGTGTTGCCACGCCATATGGGCAACGGCGCATGGCGCCATGAAGGCATGGCCGGCTATACGTCCGTCGGCGTCGGCACCAGCCTGCTCCCGGTGCGACTGAACTGCCCGCCGGAAGTGACGCTGCACCGCTTACAGAGCGAGCGCCGATAG
- a CDS encoding GlcG/HbpS family heme-binding protein, translated as MADLTLYTARKIIDGALAKVIEMKLKPMVITVLDARGCVKATIAQDGTSLMRGEVAHGKAYGALAMGLGSRALFKRAEEQPFFIDAVNTMARGALIPVPGGVLIHDASGSLLGAIGISGDTSDNDEIAAVAGIEAAGLKASTG; from the coding sequence ATGGCCGACCTCACCCTCTATACAGCCCGCAAGATCATCGATGGCGCTCTCGCCAAGGTGATCGAGATGAAGCTCAAGCCGATGGTCATCACCGTGCTCGACGCTCGCGGCTGCGTGAAGGCCACCATCGCGCAGGATGGCACCAGCCTGATGCGCGGCGAAGTCGCCCACGGAAAAGCCTATGGCGCATTGGCTATGGGGCTCGGCTCGCGGGCTTTGTTCAAGCGTGCTGAGGAACAGCCGTTCTTCATCGATGCTGTGAATACCATGGCACGCGGTGCGCTGATCCCGGTGCCGGGCGGCGTTCTCATTCATGATGCATCGGGCAGCCTGCTCGGAGCGATCGGCATCTCCGGCGATACATCGGACAATGACGAGATCGCAGCCGTCGCGGGCATCGAGGCAGCCGGCCTCAAGGCCTCGACCGGCTAG
- a CDS encoding FAD-binding and (Fe-S)-binding domain-containing protein — protein MAKAAIIRSTAADSALAARLSREVSGDVFFDPFNRGRYATDASFYQIVPFGVVVPRTIDEALRALAICRDDDRIVTPRGGGTSQCGQTVNDGIVVDLSKHLNKLISLDVENRTCIVEPGIVLDDLNRQLKKHGLWFPVDVSTASRATIGGMAGNNSCGGRSLRYGTMRDNTIAMDAALADGNLLHFGEVSSGDDAPALFRDMLALGEREATEIAERFPQVQRRVGGYNLDALTPRNTANNMAHLLVGSEGTLAFTTQVELKLWPLIGSKALGVCHFGSFYEAMDATQHLVKLKPIAVELVDRTMIALGRDIAMFQPIIKSAVRGDPDALLIVEFAEEDQAANAAKLKELGDLMGDLGFGWNNPTRKWGGVVDITEPALQSGIAEFRAAGLNVMMSMKQDGKPVSFIEDCAVPLPHLADYTERLSAIFRKHDTTGTMYAHASEGCLHVRPVLNLKLDKDVKAMRAIAEEAFAMVREYKGSHSGEHGDGLVRSEFHAEMFGERIIGDFAEVKHRFDPQNILNPGKIVDPPRMDDRSLFRYTPDYRVGELKTALDWSAWPGAGGGFQGAIEMCNNNGTCRKLEGGVMCPSYRATRNEKDVTRGRANTLRLAISGQLGPDALTSDAMADTMKLCVSCKACRHECPTGVDMAKMKIEVLAARVTKHGLTLRDRLVGYLPRYAALAARAAPLANLRNKSPLLRNLLERYAGISAKRSLPEWRSDVFHSDAEAVGPIDGREVVLFADTFNRAYERENLDDALRVLTAGGYRVHLPKPVDRSSRALCCGRTFLSAGLVDQARAELDRLVTTFAPFAARGVPIVGLEPSCLLTLRDELLSLRSDDTARSVSAHAMLFEEFLVREAEAGRLQLPLKPIAPKAMVHGHCHQKSFGAFKPVEQALRLIPDLKVETIESSCCGMAGAFGYGADTYDVSIQMAEASLLPAVRKADADTLIVADGTSCRHQIADGASRHALHVARVLAMSLDGAATNVHSSTLN, from the coding sequence ATGGCGAAGGCGGCAATCATTCGGAGCACGGCTGCAGACAGCGCGCTGGCTGCCAGGCTGTCACGAGAAGTCTCCGGCGACGTGTTCTTCGACCCGTTCAATCGCGGCCGTTATGCCACCGATGCCTCGTTCTACCAGATCGTACCGTTCGGTGTGGTCGTTCCGCGCACCATCGACGAGGCGCTGCGCGCGCTGGCGATCTGTCGCGACGACGACCGCATCGTTACGCCGCGCGGCGGCGGCACCTCGCAATGCGGACAGACCGTCAATGACGGCATCGTCGTCGACCTCTCCAAACATCTCAACAAGCTCATCTCGCTCGACGTCGAGAACCGCACCTGCATCGTCGAGCCCGGCATCGTGCTCGACGATCTCAACCGGCAGCTGAAGAAACACGGGCTGTGGTTTCCGGTCGATGTGTCCACCGCCTCCCGCGCCACCATCGGCGGCATGGCCGGCAACAATTCCTGCGGCGGCCGTTCGCTGCGCTACGGCACCATGCGCGACAACACCATCGCGATGGATGCCGCACTGGCTGACGGCAATCTGCTGCATTTCGGCGAAGTAAGTTCCGGGGACGATGCGCCTGCTTTGTTTCGCGACATGCTGGCGCTCGGCGAGCGCGAAGCGACCGAGATCGCGGAGCGCTTCCCGCAGGTGCAGCGCCGGGTCGGCGGCTACAATCTCGATGCGCTGACGCCGCGCAACACCGCCAACAACATGGCGCATCTCCTCGTGGGCTCCGAAGGCACCCTCGCCTTCACCACGCAGGTCGAACTCAAGCTGTGGCCGCTCATCGGCAGCAAGGCGCTCGGTGTCTGTCACTTCGGCAGCTTCTATGAAGCGATGGATGCGACCCAGCATCTGGTCAAGCTCAAGCCCATCGCCGTCGAACTGGTCGACCGCACCATGATCGCGCTCGGCCGCGACATTGCGATGTTCCAGCCGATCATCAAGAGTGCCGTACGGGGCGATCCGGATGCACTGCTGATCGTCGAATTCGCGGAAGAGGATCAGGCCGCCAATGCCGCCAAGCTGAAAGAGCTCGGCGACTTGATGGGCGATCTCGGCTTTGGCTGGAACAACCCGACGCGCAAATGGGGCGGCGTCGTCGATATCACCGAGCCTGCTCTGCAATCGGGCATCGCCGAATTCCGCGCGGCCGGCCTCAATGTCATGATGTCGATGAAGCAGGACGGCAAGCCGGTCTCCTTCATCGAGGACTGCGCGGTGCCGCTGCCGCATCTGGCCGACTATACCGAACGCCTGTCCGCAATCTTCAGGAAGCACGACACCACCGGCACCATGTATGCGCACGCCTCGGAAGGCTGCCTGCATGTCCGCCCGGTGCTGAATCTGAAGCTCGACAAGGACGTCAAGGCGATGCGCGCCATCGCCGAAGAAGCCTTCGCGATGGTCCGGGAATACAAGGGCTCGCATTCCGGCGAGCACGGCGACGGACTCGTGCGTTCGGAATTCCACGCCGAAATGTTCGGCGAGCGGATCATCGGCGACTTTGCCGAAGTGAAGCATCGCTTCGATCCGCAGAATATCCTCAATCCCGGCAAGATCGTCGATCCGCCCAGGATGGATGATCGTTCGCTGTTTCGTTACACGCCGGACTATCGCGTCGGCGAACTCAAGACCGCGCTCGACTGGTCGGCATGGCCCGGCGCTGGCGGCGGCTTTCAGGGCGCCATCGAGATGTGCAACAACAACGGCACATGCCGGAAGTTAGAGGGCGGCGTGATGTGCCCGTCCTATCGCGCGACGCGCAACGAGAAGGATGTCACCCGCGGCCGCGCCAACACGCTGCGGCTGGCAATCTCCGGCCAGCTTGGCCCGGATGCGCTGACGTCGGATGCCATGGCCGACACGATGAAACTTTGCGTGTCGTGCAAGGCCTGCCGCCATGAGTGCCCGACCGGCGTCGATATGGCCAAGATGAAGATCGAGGTTCTGGCCGCGCGCGTCACGAAGCACGGCCTCACGCTACGCGATCGCCTCGTCGGGTATCTGCCGCGCTATGCTGCACTGGCCGCGCGCGCCGCGCCGCTGGCGAATTTGCGCAACAAGAGCCCGCTGCTGCGCAACCTGCTGGAACGCTATGCGGGCATCAGCGCCAAGCGCAGCCTGCCGGAATGGCGCAGCGACGTGTTTCACAGCGACGCCGAAGCCGTCGGTCCCATCGATGGCCGCGAGGTCGTGCTGTTCGCCGACACCTTCAACCGCGCCTATGAGCGCGAGAACCTCGACGATGCATTGCGCGTTCTCACCGCCGGCGGCTATCGTGTGCATCTGCCGAAGCCGGTGGATCGCAGCAGCCGCGCATTATGCTGCGGCCGTACGTTCCTCTCGGCGGGCCTTGTCGATCAAGCCCGCGCCGAACTCGACCGTCTCGTCACCACCTTTGCGCCCTTCGCGGCACGCGGCGTCCCCATCGTCGGCCTTGAGCCGAGCTGCCTGCTGACGCTACGCGATGAATTGCTGTCGCTACGTTCCGACGATACGGCCAGGAGCGTCAGCGCGCACGCCATGCTGTTCGAGGAATTCCTGGTCCGCGAGGCCGAGGCCGGCCGGCTGCAACTGCCGCTGAAGCCGATCGCGCCGAAGGCGATGGTTCATGGCCACTGCCATCAAAAGTCATTCGGTGCGTTCAAACCGGTCGAACAGGCCTTGCGCCTGATCCCGGATCTGAAGGTCGAGACCATCGAATCCAGTTGCTGCGGCATGGCGGGCGCGTTCGGCTATGGCGCCGACACCTATGACGTCTCGATCCAGATGGCCGAGGCGTCCTTGCTACCCGCCGTGCGCAAGGCCGACGCCGATACGCTGATCGTTGCCGATGGCACCTCCTGCCGCCACCAAATCGCCGACGGCGCCTCGCGCCATGCCCTGCATGTCGCGCGCGTGCTGGCCATGAGCCTCGACGGCGCCGCAACAAACGTCCATTCTTCCACGCTCAACTAG